The Pontibacter sp. SGAir0037 DNA segment CTTTTTTCTAACCTTTTCAGCTGTGCCCATTCGAGCATAAGGAAAACATAGCCGTTTCTTCTAAAGAAAATTATGCCGCTCTGCAGGCAAGCCGGAGCAACAATAAAGGTGCAGGTACTCTAAAACAAATTGTATCGTGTAAAACGTATACTTGAGCAGAACGATAGTACTTTTGCTTTGGTAAGCCTCCGGAAACGCTTTTCAAGGTATTGCAGAAAGTAAATTGTTTAATATTGTTTTTCCGGTAGTATTGCCGGATTTTAAAAATTTGGTTCAAAATTTGAATTCTAAAATTTTACAAGCATTAAAGTCAAAAAATCATGTATAAAAAGATTGTAGCTTTTTCGTTAGCTGTTGTCATGATGGTTTCATGTACAACGGTGCCTATCACAGGTCGCAGACAATTCAACTTAGTTTCTGATGCTGAAATGCAACAACAGAGTTATGCCGCATATCAGCAGGTAATCAGCGAAAGCAAGTTATCCCGCGATGCACAGGCGACGGCCATGGTAAAACGTGTGGGACAACGCGTGCAGAAAGCAGTAGAGCAGTATATGGCCCAGAATAATCTTTCCAATGAGTTAAAGGGCTATCAGTGGGAGTTTAACCTGATAGAAGATGATCAGATCAATGCCTGGGCAATGGCAGGTGGTAAAACAGCAGTTTATACAGGTATTTTGCCGATTGCACAAAACGAAACCGGTCTTGCTGTCGTAATGGGGCATGAGATTGCGCATGCTATTGCCAAGCACAGTAACGAGCGGGCGAGCCAGCAGTTGGCTCAGCAGTTTGGAGGTGCAACACTTTCTGCCCTTGCGGGTAGCCAGCCAGGGACTACTCAAAACCTGATGATGGCTGTCTATGGCGTTGGCTCACAGTTAGGCCTGTTAAAGTATGGCCGTAACCAGGAGTCGGAGGCCGATCATTTGGGGCTTATTTTTATGGCAATGGCAGGGTACAACCCGCAGGCAGCAGTGCCTTTCTGGCAGCGTATGGAGCAACAGGCCGGTGGTGCGGGAACCCCGGAGTTCCTGTCAACGCACCCTAGCTCAGGTACCCGCCAAAAGGATCTGCAGCAATGGATGCCGGAGGCGTTAAAGTACTATAAAGGAAATTAAGGTTAAATAATAGATTGCATTTTGTGGCAGAAAGTACCCGTGTGAAGGTAGTGTATAAACTATCAGTTTTGAAAGGGAAATGGTACAGTTTAGCGCTTTGCCTGTTGCTTTGGACAATAGCTGCTGGCTGCAGGCAGCAGCAGTTTCCAGAAGTAGTTGAT contains these protein-coding regions:
- a CDS encoding M48 family metallopeptidase; protein product: MYKKIVAFSLAVVMMVSCTTVPITGRRQFNLVSDAEMQQQSYAAYQQVISESKLSRDAQATAMVKRVGQRVQKAVEQYMAQNNLSNELKGYQWEFNLIEDDQINAWAMAGGKTAVYTGILPIAQNETGLAVVMGHEIAHAIAKHSNERASQQLAQQFGGATLSALAGSQPGTTQNLMMAVYGVGSQLGLLKYGRNQESEADHLGLIFMAMAGYNPQAAVPFWQRMEQQAGGAGTPEFLSTHPSSGTRQKDLQQWMPEALKYYKGN